A DNA window from Anastrepha ludens isolate Willacy chromosome 6, idAnaLude1.1, whole genome shotgun sequence contains the following coding sequences:
- the LOC128867775 gene encoding putative inorganic phosphate cotransporter isoform X1, producing the protein MCIRKFASMNSQITGPRIGMRHVQTFLLFFGIVAAYMSRLNISVALVAMTNAASTNPNFQEFDWTEKQKSYIISSFYWGYVVTQFPGGYLSRRFGSKIVMFMCILGSAMCSVLTPFLVTWGGWQIFCAIRTVQGLCQAALFPSLHQHVAKWSPPHERNMLGALTYSGVDCGTVMAMLLSGLIAGSSIGWPGISYISAGICFIWCLLWLILAADNPPSSRFITKMECQYIEMSLKRDEDFHEKKIPIPWLAMFTSVSFLALLMARCAETWGFSTIQTQIPSYLNGVLNMNIKSNALYSALPYIARWIMSYVYLFCGNMAVAKGWLTLTAIRKIANTGAFWVPAFLLIGIGFLDDSSKALAIVLMTLNVGFNGGATTGCLLTMIDMSPNHAGVVMGIMNPLANVIPLITPLVVGVIVTDTHNRSEWQIVFIIAAAVFFFGNLIFIIFGTAETQPWDAPDYLLKDNIEEPVKVAPKSTFKEIFGYDDSEQKVADWAVENFAAVEPNINEKENKSETTNEGEMNSVQNEKI; encoded by the exons ATGTGTATAAGGAAATTCGCGAGCATGAATTCTCAAATAACAG GCCCCCGCATTGGAATGCGCCATGTCCAAACCTTCCTGCTCTTCTTCGGCATTGTAGCAGCTTATATGAGTCGCTTGAATATCTCTGTGGCACTGGTGGCGATGACAAATGCCGCAAGCACGAATCCCAATTTCCag GAATTCGATTGGACAGAGAAACAGAAATCGTACATCATTTCCAGCTTCTATTGGGGTTATGTGGTAACGCAATTTCCAGGCGGCTATCTGAGTCGTCGCTTTGGCAGCAAAATCGTGATGTTCATGTGCATACTCGGCTCGGCTATGTGTAGCGTACTTACGCCTTTTCTCGTGACATGGGGCGGTTGGCAGATTTTTTGCGCTATACGTACCGTACAGGGTCTTTGCCAAGCAGCTCTCTTCCCGTCACTTCATCAACATGTAGCCAAATGGTCACCGCCACATGAGCGCAATATGCTCGGCGCACTCACATACTCGGGCGTGGATTGCGGCACTGTAATGGCTATGCTTCTGAGTGGTTTGATAGCGGGTAGCTCAATTGGTTGGCCAGGCATTTCATATATCTCAGCaggtatttgttttatttggtgtttgCTGTGGCTGATATTGGCGGCAGATAATCCACCATCGTCTCGTTTCATAACAAAAATGGAATGCCAGTACATTGAGATGTCGCTGAAACGTGACGAAGATTtccatgagaaaaaaatacCTATACCGTGGCTTGCAATGTTCACATCGGTGTCATTTCTTGCTTTGCTCATGGCACGTTGTGCCGAAACATGGGGCTTTAGCACCATTCAAACCCAAATTCCATCCTATTTGAATGGTGTGTTGAATATGAACATCAAAAGTAATGCTTTGTATTCTGCGCTACCCTACATCGCTCGTTGGATTATGTCGTACGTATATCTCTTTTGCGGAAATATGGCTGTGGCGAAGGGTTGGCTGACGCTGACTGCGATACGTAAAATTGCCAATACAGGAGCGTTCTGGGTGCCAGCTTTTCTTTTGATCGGCATCGGTTTCCTAGACGATTCAAGTAAAGCTTTGGCTATTGTGTTAATGACTTTGAATGTGGGTTTCAACGGCGGCGCCACCACTGGTTGCTTGCTCACTATGATTGATATGTCACCAAATCATGCGGGCGTTGTAATGGGTATTATGAATCCGCTGGCGAATGTGATACCCTTGATTACGCCACTAGTTGTGGGCGTTATAGTGACAGATACG CACAATCGTTCCGAATGGCAAATTGTATTCATAATTGCAGCGGCCGTTTTCTTTTTCGGCAATTTAATATTCATAATCTTCGGTACAGCCGAAACACAACCATGGGATGCACCTGATTATCTGTTAAAGGACAATATTGAAGAACCAGTAAAGGTGGCGCCAAAAAGTACATTTAAGGAAATTTTTGGCTACGATGATAGTGAGCAAAAAGTCGCAGATTGGGCGGTGGAGAATTTTGCAGCTGTGGAACCAAATATTAATGAGAAGGAAAACAAAAGCGAAACGACGAATGAAGGAGAAATGAATAGTGTACAAAATGAAAAGATTTAA
- the LOC128867775 gene encoding putative inorganic phosphate cotransporter isoform X3, with protein MRHVQTFLLFFGIVAAYMSRLNISVALVAMTNAASTNPNFQEFDWTEKQKSYIISSFYWGYVVTQFPGGYLSRRFGSKIVMFMCILGSAMCSVLTPFLVTWGGWQIFCAIRTVQGLCQAALFPSLHQHVAKWSPPHERNMLGALTYSGVDCGTVMAMLLSGLIAGSSIGWPGISYISAGICFIWCLLWLILAADNPPSSRFITKMECQYIEMSLKRDEDFHEKKIPIPWLAMFTSVSFLALLMARCAETWGFSTIQTQIPSYLNGVLNMNIKSNALYSALPYIARWIMSYVYLFCGNMAVAKGWLTLTAIRKIANTGAFWVPAFLLIGIGFLDDSSKALAIVLMTLNVGFNGGATTGCLLTMIDMSPNHAGVVMGIMNPLANVIPLITPLVVGVIVTDTHNRSEWQIVFIIAAAVFFFGNLIFIIFGTAETQPWDAPDYLLKDNIEEPVKVAPKSTFKEIFGYDDSEQKVADWAVENFAAVEPNINEKENKSETTNEGEMNSVQNEKI; from the exons ATGCGCCATGTCCAAACCTTCCTGCTCTTCTTCGGCATTGTAGCAGCTTATATGAGTCGCTTGAATATCTCTGTGGCACTGGTGGCGATGACAAATGCCGCAAGCACGAATCCCAATTTCCag GAATTCGATTGGACAGAGAAACAGAAATCGTACATCATTTCCAGCTTCTATTGGGGTTATGTGGTAACGCAATTTCCAGGCGGCTATCTGAGTCGTCGCTTTGGCAGCAAAATCGTGATGTTCATGTGCATACTCGGCTCGGCTATGTGTAGCGTACTTACGCCTTTTCTCGTGACATGGGGCGGTTGGCAGATTTTTTGCGCTATACGTACCGTACAGGGTCTTTGCCAAGCAGCTCTCTTCCCGTCACTTCATCAACATGTAGCCAAATGGTCACCGCCACATGAGCGCAATATGCTCGGCGCACTCACATACTCGGGCGTGGATTGCGGCACTGTAATGGCTATGCTTCTGAGTGGTTTGATAGCGGGTAGCTCAATTGGTTGGCCAGGCATTTCATATATCTCAGCaggtatttgttttatttggtgtttgCTGTGGCTGATATTGGCGGCAGATAATCCACCATCGTCTCGTTTCATAACAAAAATGGAATGCCAGTACATTGAGATGTCGCTGAAACGTGACGAAGATTtccatgagaaaaaaatacCTATACCGTGGCTTGCAATGTTCACATCGGTGTCATTTCTTGCTTTGCTCATGGCACGTTGTGCCGAAACATGGGGCTTTAGCACCATTCAAACCCAAATTCCATCCTATTTGAATGGTGTGTTGAATATGAACATCAAAAGTAATGCTTTGTATTCTGCGCTACCCTACATCGCTCGTTGGATTATGTCGTACGTATATCTCTTTTGCGGAAATATGGCTGTGGCGAAGGGTTGGCTGACGCTGACTGCGATACGTAAAATTGCCAATACAGGAGCGTTCTGGGTGCCAGCTTTTCTTTTGATCGGCATCGGTTTCCTAGACGATTCAAGTAAAGCTTTGGCTATTGTGTTAATGACTTTGAATGTGGGTTTCAACGGCGGCGCCACCACTGGTTGCTTGCTCACTATGATTGATATGTCACCAAATCATGCGGGCGTTGTAATGGGTATTATGAATCCGCTGGCGAATGTGATACCCTTGATTACGCCACTAGTTGTGGGCGTTATAGTGACAGATACG CACAATCGTTCCGAATGGCAAATTGTATTCATAATTGCAGCGGCCGTTTTCTTTTTCGGCAATTTAATATTCATAATCTTCGGTACAGCCGAAACACAACCATGGGATGCACCTGATTATCTGTTAAAGGACAATATTGAAGAACCAGTAAAGGTGGCGCCAAAAAGTACATTTAAGGAAATTTTTGGCTACGATGATAGTGAGCAAAAAGTCGCAGATTGGGCGGTGGAGAATTTTGCAGCTGTGGAACCAAATATTAATGAGAAGGAAAACAAAAGCGAAACGACGAATGAAGGAGAAATGAATAGTGTACAAAATGAAAAGATTTAA
- the LOC128867059 gene encoding putative inorganic phosphate cotransporter — FAATLRFGQRHVQILLLFTAIVVNYIAKFNAGVAVVAMTNAATTNPDFPEYKWSDVEKSYILSSFFWGNFITQFPGGYLCRRLGVKRTLLISTLGSSLLGFLPPLCVSWGGWSIYCAIRVVQGLFQGFLFPGIHAHLATWCPVNERNRLGALANTGIECGTLLSMFLSGVIAASSIGWPGLFYVSSALGLVWCAAWSYLSTNQPSESKFITSAELNYIDASKNTNNQLKVDEVKRELPVPWRAILASLPFWALVVSRAAQSWGFSTLQAEIPSYMKGVLNMDMKKNALYSALPYLAMWTMSYVYLIVSDVLLSRKILSLTAIRKTFNTLAFWIPAAGLIGIGFLENEQKLFVIILMTISVGVNAGATIGSALNTIDLSPNYAGILMGVVNTVANVIPILTPLLVGLVVSNEHSRTQWQLVFIIAAVVLALGNLFYLVFGKMDLQAWNDENYLQSKGAQNKQQEKNSDGIQYVRKPCQ; from the exons TTTGCAGCCACTCTTCGGTTTGGTCAACGCCACGTGCAAATTCTTCTACTCTTTACAGCTATAGTAGTCAACTATATAGCCAAATTTAATGCCGGTGTAGCTGTGGTCGCCATGACTAATGCCGCTACTACAAATCCCGACTTTcca GAATACAAATGGAGTGATGTGGAAAAATCCTACATCCTCTCGAGTTTCTTCTGGGGAAATTTCATCACACAGTTTCCTGGCGGTTATCTCTGTCGGCGGCTTGGCGTCAAACGCACTCTCCTCATATCCACACTAGGATCTTCGCTACTTGGGTTTCTACCTCCACTGTGCGTCAGCTGGGGTGGTTGGAGTATCTACTGTGCTATACGTGTCGTACAAGGTCTCTTCCAGGGCTTTTTATTTCCCGGCATACATGCACATCTGGCGACCTGGTGTCCGGTGAATGAACGCAATCGGTTGGGCGCTTTAGCCAATACAGGCATCGAATGTGGTACGCTACTCTCGATGTTTCTGAGTGGTGTAATTGCTGCTTCCAGCATAGGTTGGCCGGGCCTCTTTTATGTATCCAGCGCTTTGGGCTTAGTTTGGTGCGCTGCATGGTCGTACCTATCGACAAATCAACCGAGtgaatctaaatttattacttcAGCTGAACTCAATTACATTGACGCATCGAAAAATACCAACAATCAACTAAAGGTGGATGAAGTAAAACGTGAATTGCCGGTGCCATGGCGTGCTATTTTGGCATCGTTGCCCTTTTGGGCATTGGTTGTTTCACGTGCAGCTCAGTCATGGGGTTTCTCTACACTGCAGGCGGAAATTCCATCGTACATGAAAGGTGTACTAAATATGGATATGAAGAAGAATGCTCTCTATTCGGCGCTACCTTATTTGGCCATGTGGACCATGTCCTATGTGTATCTCATTGTATCAGATGTGCTGTTGAGTCGCAAAATACTTTCCCTCACTGCAATAAGGAAAACATTCAATACATTGGCTTTTTGGATACCTGCTGCTGGACTCATAGGCATTggatttttggaaaatgaacAGAAATTGTTTGTTATTATCTTAATGACGATTAGTGTGGGTGTAAATGCTGGTGCCACCATTGGGAGTGCGTTGAACACAATTGATTTGTCGCCAAATTATGCGGGCATTCTTATGGGCGTCGTGAATACCGTAGCAAACGTAATACCTATACTCACGCCACTGCTGGTCGGCCTGGTGGTGTCGAATGAG CATAGTCGCACACAATGGCAATTAGTGTTTATAATAGCTGCTGTAGTCTTAGCGTTGGGTAATTTGTTCTACTTGGTTTTCGGTAAAATGGATTTACAGGCTTGGAACGACGAAAACTACCTGCAGAGCAAAGGAGCACAAAACAAGCAGCAGGAAAAGAACTCTGATGGAATTCAGTATGTGCGAAAACCCTGTCAATAA
- the LOC128867775 gene encoding putative inorganic phosphate cotransporter isoform X2 — MSEEKIAAEMAKGPRIGMRHVQTFLLFFGIVAAYMSRLNISVALVAMTNAASTNPNFQEFDWTEKQKSYIISSFYWGYVVTQFPGGYLSRRFGSKIVMFMCILGSAMCSVLTPFLVTWGGWQIFCAIRTVQGLCQAALFPSLHQHVAKWSPPHERNMLGALTYSGVDCGTVMAMLLSGLIAGSSIGWPGISYISAGICFIWCLLWLILAADNPPSSRFITKMECQYIEMSLKRDEDFHEKKIPIPWLAMFTSVSFLALLMARCAETWGFSTIQTQIPSYLNGVLNMNIKSNALYSALPYIARWIMSYVYLFCGNMAVAKGWLTLTAIRKIANTGAFWVPAFLLIGIGFLDDSSKALAIVLMTLNVGFNGGATTGCLLTMIDMSPNHAGVVMGIMNPLANVIPLITPLVVGVIVTDTHNRSEWQIVFIIAAAVFFFGNLIFIIFGTAETQPWDAPDYLLKDNIEEPVKVAPKSTFKEIFGYDDSEQKVADWAVENFAAVEPNINEKENKSETTNEGEMNSVQNEKI, encoded by the exons ATGAGTGAAGAGAAAATTGCAGCGGAAATGGCGAAGG GCCCCCGCATTGGAATGCGCCATGTCCAAACCTTCCTGCTCTTCTTCGGCATTGTAGCAGCTTATATGAGTCGCTTGAATATCTCTGTGGCACTGGTGGCGATGACAAATGCCGCAAGCACGAATCCCAATTTCCag GAATTCGATTGGACAGAGAAACAGAAATCGTACATCATTTCCAGCTTCTATTGGGGTTATGTGGTAACGCAATTTCCAGGCGGCTATCTGAGTCGTCGCTTTGGCAGCAAAATCGTGATGTTCATGTGCATACTCGGCTCGGCTATGTGTAGCGTACTTACGCCTTTTCTCGTGACATGGGGCGGTTGGCAGATTTTTTGCGCTATACGTACCGTACAGGGTCTTTGCCAAGCAGCTCTCTTCCCGTCACTTCATCAACATGTAGCCAAATGGTCACCGCCACATGAGCGCAATATGCTCGGCGCACTCACATACTCGGGCGTGGATTGCGGCACTGTAATGGCTATGCTTCTGAGTGGTTTGATAGCGGGTAGCTCAATTGGTTGGCCAGGCATTTCATATATCTCAGCaggtatttgttttatttggtgtttgCTGTGGCTGATATTGGCGGCAGATAATCCACCATCGTCTCGTTTCATAACAAAAATGGAATGCCAGTACATTGAGATGTCGCTGAAACGTGACGAAGATTtccatgagaaaaaaatacCTATACCGTGGCTTGCAATGTTCACATCGGTGTCATTTCTTGCTTTGCTCATGGCACGTTGTGCCGAAACATGGGGCTTTAGCACCATTCAAACCCAAATTCCATCCTATTTGAATGGTGTGTTGAATATGAACATCAAAAGTAATGCTTTGTATTCTGCGCTACCCTACATCGCTCGTTGGATTATGTCGTACGTATATCTCTTTTGCGGAAATATGGCTGTGGCGAAGGGTTGGCTGACGCTGACTGCGATACGTAAAATTGCCAATACAGGAGCGTTCTGGGTGCCAGCTTTTCTTTTGATCGGCATCGGTTTCCTAGACGATTCAAGTAAAGCTTTGGCTATTGTGTTAATGACTTTGAATGTGGGTTTCAACGGCGGCGCCACCACTGGTTGCTTGCTCACTATGATTGATATGTCACCAAATCATGCGGGCGTTGTAATGGGTATTATGAATCCGCTGGCGAATGTGATACCCTTGATTACGCCACTAGTTGTGGGCGTTATAGTGACAGATACG CACAATCGTTCCGAATGGCAAATTGTATTCATAATTGCAGCGGCCGTTTTCTTTTTCGGCAATTTAATATTCATAATCTTCGGTACAGCCGAAACACAACCATGGGATGCACCTGATTATCTGTTAAAGGACAATATTGAAGAACCAGTAAAGGTGGCGCCAAAAAGTACATTTAAGGAAATTTTTGGCTACGATGATAGTGAGCAAAAAGTCGCAGATTGGGCGGTGGAGAATTTTGCAGCTGTGGAACCAAATATTAATGAGAAGGAAAACAAAAGCGAAACGACGAATGAAGGAGAAATGAATAGTGTACAAAATGAAAAGATTTAA